The Penicillium digitatum chromosome 6, complete sequence genome has a window encoding:
- a CDS encoding Hydrophobin produces MKFFLPAFHFAATAMALPSSGSAAGITPHSNEVEDAVNKCGDGAHMSCCNKINKNEGISQNNIGVLSNVLGAIGSEGLGLGQGCTQLDIPVSVLGAAGLTDFLKKNCQQSVACCQNFNSQANDNLVGIAAPCVSFGDLL; encoded by the exons ATGAAGTTCTTCCTCCCCGCCTTTCATTTCGCTGCTACCGCCATGGCCCTGCCTAGCTCGGGCTCTGCTGCCGGCATTACTCCCCACTCCAACGAGGTTGAGGACGCTGTGAACAAGTGTGGTGATGGTGCTCACATGTCCTGCTGCAACAAGATCAACAAGAATGAGGGTATTAGCCAGAACAACATTGGAGTCCTCTCCAATGTCCTCGGAGCCATTGGTAGCGAGGGTCTCGGTCTTGGCCAGGGCTGCACTCAGCTTGACATCCCAGTCTCTG TCCTTGGAGCTGCTGGCCTGACTGATTTTCTCAAGAAGAACTGCCAGCAGAGCGTTGCCTGCTGCCAGAACTTCAACTCCCAGGCT AATGACAATCTCGTCGGTATCGCCGCTCCTTGTGTCAGCTTCGGCGACCTTCTGTAA
- a CDS encoding Glycoside hydrolase-type carbohydrate-binding, protein MLASLLTALTAGTAIAAALHVVENQTYITLTNDRFTAVLKKNVGQIVDLTLDGQDLLGAQSGSTGIGPYLDCYCIPSGFYTAGATSPSMEVVQGTDSTGTKYAGMILSDTYTPTGQVFQQYWFLRDGETGLHTFSRLAYHNETTPYLRNLQEFRTLFRPNSDLWTHLTSSEIQTAPLPSKVAISKQIVVQDATWTFNNTPSDAYFSQFSDYFTKYSFSTQWRNSSVHGLYADGSTSNGATYGAWLVMNTKDTYYGGPLHSDLTVDGIVYNYLVSNHHGEGTPNITNGFDRTFGPQFYLFNGGKGSASLQELRSEAEEIANPHWNAAFYDSIAKHVVGYAPSSHRGSVKGTVKLPKGAVRPIAVLTVDGQYFQDNSVVPSSYQYWTDINQDGSFSIGQVKEGKYRLTVYAEGIFGDFVRDGITIHAGRQTAIDDFWKQESAGTEVWRIGIPDKSSGEFRRGNARDPTHPLHPPEYLIYWGAYDWRADFPDGINYTVGTSDPATDLNSAHWSVFGPTAKDCHVEYDTTHDWNIHFELNSKQLDGRKTATLTLQLAAAKTAAGNTDVWNPVEPYNNLSLESYINNQTDPLTLRIGFNQSSSCIVRSAVSCYQVGSRMEFPVDWLHVGDNVLRLHLPFNATDTETAILPVTVYVQYDAIRLELK, encoded by the exons ATGCTGGCTTCGTTATTGACGGCCTTGACGGCGGGGACTGCTATTGCCGCGGCGCTACACGTCGTAGAAAACCAGACGTACATCACTCTCACCAATGATCGCTTCACGGctgttctgaagaagaaCGTCGGCCAGATCGTCGATCTCACGCTGGATGGCCAGGACTTACTGGGTGCTCAGTCTGGATCCACCGGGATAGGGCCCTATCTTGACTGTTACTGTATCCCTTCGGGCTTCTACACAGCTGGTGCCACATCTCCAAGCATGGAGGTAGTCCAGGGTACAGATTCAACTGGAACCAAATATGCCGGCATGATTTTGAGTGACACGTACACTCCGACGGGCCAAGTGTTTCAACAGTACTGGTTCCTACGCGATGGCGAGACAGGTTTGCACACGTTCAGTCGTTTAGCCTATCACAATGAAACCACACCTTACCTTCGCAACTTGCAGGAGTTCCGAACGTTGTTTCGTCCAAATAGTGATCTCTGGACGCATCTAACATCTAGTGAGATCCAGACCGCACCATTACCAAGCAAGGTCGCCATTTCGAAGCAGATTGTTGTTCAAGATGCAACCTGGACATTCAACAACACGCCAAGTGATGCGTACTTCTCCCAGTTCTCTGATTACTTTACTAAATATTCATTTTCAACCC AATGGAGAAATAGTAGCGTGCACGGCCTCTATGCTGACGGTAGTACCTCAAATGGAGCAACGTATGGAGCATGGCTAGTGATGAATACCAAG GATACATATTATGGG GGCCCCCTCCACTCTGATTTGACAGTGGACGGTATTGTTTATAATTATCTCGTATCAAACCATCATGGAGAGGGCACGCCGAACATCACAAATGGATTCGATCGAACCTTTGGTCCGCAATTTTACCTTTTCAACGGCGGCAAGGGCTCGGCATCTCTCCAGGAACTGAGATCGGAGGCAGAAGAAATAGCAAATCCTCACTGGAACGCTGCATTCTACGATTCTATAGCAAAGCATGTTGTCGGATATGCTCCCTCGAGCCATCGAGGCAGTGTCAAGGGAACTGTGAAACTCCCCAAGGGCGCCGTTCGCCCAATTGCCGTTCTCACGGTCGACGGTCAATACTTTCAGGATAATAGTGTCGTCCCAAGCTCCTATCAGTACTGGACTGATATCAATCAGGATGGAAGTTTCAGCATTGGCCAGGTTAAAGAAGGAAAATACCGACTCACTGTCTACGCAGAGGGCATTTTTGGTGACTTTGTGCGCGATGGAATCACCATTCATGCAGGAAGGCAGACTGCAATTGATGATTTTTGGAAGCAAGAGTCGGCTGGAACCGAGGTTTGGCGAATTGGGATTCCTGACAAGTCGTCGGGAGAGTTCAGACGAGGCAATGCGAGGGATCCAACCCATCCGCTCCATCCTCCCGAATATCTGATCTATTGGGGAGCTTATGATTGGCGTGCAGATTTCCCTGATGGCATCAACTACACTGTCGGTACTAGTGACCCTGCGACTGATCTTAACTCTGCCCATTGGTCGGTCTTCGGGCCGACGGCAAAGGATTGCCACGTCGAGTATGACACAACCCACGACTGGAACATCCACTTCGAACTCAACTCGAAGCAATTGGACGGTCGTAAAACAGCAACATTGACCTTACAATTAGCAGCCGCAAAGACTGCAGCAGGCAACACGGATGTGTGGAATCCCGTTGAGCCATACAACAATTTGTCTTTGGAAAGTTACATCAACAACCAGACAGATCCCCTGACTCTAAGAATTGGGTTCAACCAATCAAGCAGCTGCATTGTGCGGTCTGCAGTGAGCTGCTACCAGGTTGGATCAAGAATGGAGTTCCCGGTGGATTGGTTACATGTCGGAGATAACGTGTTGCGATTGCATTTACCTTTCAACGCAACGGATACAGAGACTGCCATTCTCCCGGTCACTGTTTATGTGCAATATGATGCCATCCGGCTAGAGCTAAAGTAG